In Piscirickettsia litoralis, the following proteins share a genomic window:
- a CDS encoding ATP-dependent Clp protease proteolytic subunit, producing MSKHFQFLAKSNKQTDVMVYHPIMPGDAVEFVNKIKAIPEDHTVNIRINSPGGSVTEGAAMINCIKELGDRCIATVEGWLHQWQA from the coding sequence ATGTCTAAACACTTTCAATTCCTAGCCAAATCAAATAAACAAACCGATGTCATGGTCTATCACCCCATCATGCCAGGCGATGCCGTCGAGTTCGTTAACAAAATAAAAGCCATTCCAGAAGATCACACGGTCAATATTCGCATCAACTCACCAGGTGGCAGTGTTACCGAAGGTGCAGCAATGATTAATTGCATTAAAGAGTTGGGTGATCGTTGTATTGCGACCGTCGAGGGGTGGCTGCATCAATGGCAAGCTTAA